Sequence from the Pan paniscus chromosome 4, NHGRI_mPanPan1-v2.0_pri, whole genome shotgun sequence genome:
CCTGGAGAGTCTCTGTCCTTCAAAACTTGGTGAATACTTTACTTTGCCTCCCTGCTGCCTGCCTTCCCACAAGTAGAGCTGAGTTATGCCTGCATTAGGGATGTGTTCATACCACTCTCCCTGCAGGGGTCCCCATTTTCTCATTTTGGTCTTCCCAAACCTACCTAGTGCTCAATGGAGAAAGCTCCTTAAAAAACAAACCCACGTACTTTTTATCACTTCTTTTCACCAGTCTGCTCTTCCTCAGCCACTTTTGCCTGTCCCCTAGGGCTTTCTACCTCTAAAAAACAGTCTCAGGTCCACCAGCCCACACCATCAGGCTGCGTACTTTAACACTAGCCACACTTTCACTACTCTTCCATCATTCCATTGAGATGCCAAGGAGCAGGTGTAGCTCAGGATTTAAGGGTACAGACTACCAGCGTTCAAATCTCAACTTCTCCAGTTACTTGCCATGTAACCTTGGGTAATTACTTAAACCTCTGTGcttcagctataaaatggggatgaatgGTCCCTAATCATAGGATTAGGATGAGGATTAGAGGAGTTAATGCATGTAATGTGGTTCCGAGCAGTCCTGGCACTCGAATATTAGTAGTCCCATGGCAAGCCTTTTTGCTAAGGAGGAACACTCCTCAAGGGCAGGTGCCCCTTTTCTCATGTCCTGCACCCAGTTAACCAATAAAGATTCATGGACCACAGGCTGCCCCTTTACCTTCCTGTAACTTTCCTGTGACTCTTCCCTCCATCCCCCACCTATGCAAGAGCCTTTCACAGATGCCTGTAGCAGGGTTTCCTATTAAAACAATTCCTACAGAAGTAGATCAACCTCCACAAAATTCAAAGAACAGACAAGCTGTATTTTACCACAGTTGTAGCAGATTAATGGGCTCAGGAAACTTGTTAAATCAGAAAAGCTACTGCCCAAAAAAGACACCacaaaaactcaaaataaatgcaaaatttaatgaaaaaaataagtacaaagtgaatggaaaagaacaaaaacagtcAATGAATGCAGGAGTAAATGAATTAACACGTGAAGCAATTTTAGAAAAGCATGTTAACGTAACAGACTAGCAAGCCACACTTCCTCGGGCCTCGTATCCATGAGCCCCACTTAACGGAGCCCACatttacacatacacaaacatatgcaGTCAGTATGCACAATTACAAACCACCTAGATCAGGGTACCCACAACTAGAAAGACCATATTTCCACATTGGCCTGGGACAGGTCTGGTTTATGCCTTTTGATCTGGTGTAATTAATAGCATCCCCTTTCTCTCTCAATAGTCCCAGTTTGGGCAACAAATTATAtggtgattcttctacctcaaaCAAACATGGTTTATGAAAGACATGATAGTAAATGCCAACATGATCCTGTAAGACAGCCCTAATAACGCCAACAAATGACAATGAGAAAAAGAGGGGTAAATGAGACTCTGCAGACAGGGTCACATTCTATGGGGGCTAACTTACTAAACAGTGGCAAGTTTTAAGCCCACTTTATGCACCAAGGTTTAATTTGGTCTCAGCTAAAGAAGACAAAATTCCAAACACAAACAGCAGGGGAGAGGTGCAGTGAGGCTTGCTGGAGGGACCTATGGAGGCAGCTCAGACCAGAAAACACAAGTCTGTCAAGTGTCCCTGAAGATCCTGGGAAGGCTTAGGCCCACAGGCAGCCAGCCACGAGTATGGCCTTTCAGTATGCCCGGGGTGCGACCCGCAGGCCACAATGGACGAATGGCCAAGTCTGCATACTCCAGAGTCCTAGGTTGGCCCATGAACCAGGAATTCTCATTTCTTATGTATCCAATGAACCTGCTGGGTCACCAGGCCTCATCTTCATAAATATGTTAGCTGAGAGAGGCTATCTTAAAGGTCATGCTCTGACCCAACTGCATACACTTTCAGACATAAAATTACCCTAGAGATGAGCCATTGGCAGCCCACATTTGCCCTGGATATGCCAGTTTACCTTTTTAGATACCCTCACTGAAGCATCAGTTTTCAATTGCAACCAGATATGGACTTATTGTGACGCTAAGGAAGCTTAATCTTCAGGGCCCCTTCCAAGACCCTGTACCTAATTTTATATTAACGTTGTTTTTCTTAAAGAAGTCTTTCTAAATAATTCAAGCTTTCGGCCCCATAAAATTTAGATCCACCCCTGGTCATAGCATAAAAAGTTGAATTGTCACTAGAACCTGCTCTGCTGCTGGAGCATGGAGCCCCTCACAGGTAAAGGCTGCCTCTTCCTGGCCGTGCCTCGGTGGACACACACAGCTCACCCCTCCGCTTCTCCCTGAGCAGAACATCATCTCAGGAAGGCAGGAGGAAGCCAGGACTTGGTCCTGGAAATCAATAATGCAAGCCAGACAGAAAGGGGGAAATGGTCATGAGAAGGAAGACAGGGGCATGAAAAGCAAACTACCAATTCCACAATAAATTAGCACGTCTTCCTGAGGCTTCCAGCCAGGGAGTAGGCTatactgtgagctccttgaggggaGCGTTGTGCATTCCTCTGGGTAGCTCCAGTGCCCAGCACGGTGCTTCAACATTAAAACTACCCTTCCTTTCATTTAGTCATTTTACATCTCCCATTTTACCAGGCCATATTCTCAACACTGACATTCTTGGTGGCTTGTAAACCAACAGGAGCACAGAAGAATCAAAGCTGCTAGTACTTCCTTAAAATGTTCCCCTTTAGAGTGCAGCTGAAGGGGAAAGCTCCTTTGCCGCTCATTTTTCCCTAATTGTCTATATACATCAGACACCTTCATCTCTTCACCCTGTGACCCAGCCAGGAAAGAAGCAATGACTTTGAGGTAACAACCTTTTTCCCACTGAGTACTCTTTACATTTGGAATATGCAGGATTCGCTTGGGAGTCTTAATTGGAGTCAAAcacttaacacacacacacggagttgGTCCCTGTCTACAGGTAGCACCTCTGGGGCACAGACAACAGCTTTGGGCTGCTGTTCCATTTACATTCACAGTAAAAACGCTGGACATGGTCTTGTTCATGTTCCAATTCCATCCATAAAGAAATGCCAAACACTGTCATTACAGGAAGTTTATTACCCACCTCTCCCTGTATATGATAGGCATACTTTATACATAAGAAAGGTTtagctgtatttttagtttttaaaaatcagggaaTCTGTGTTACTTATGAAAATAATGGGAGAGGATATTATTTGTCTTGACGCTGGtgccaaaataaatatttagaagtgttttaaagttattaaaattaagCTGTaggttagaaaaattaaaatgaggggAACTGGGTGAATTTTGCAGCATGTATACCAGACCACGCAGCTGCACCTAGGGCACCACGTGAGTTGCCATCTCCACGCTGAACAATTAGGCCTAGCATCCCGGCTGGGGCCTTCGCTAGAGCGGCACATAACAGCTCCATCAGGGAATAGTGACACTGTAAATGGAAGACCAGCCACtggctctgaaaaaaataaacctcGTCAGTTTTGGATTCCAGCATTCATGGCTTTTACGTGTTTGCATAGAGAGGGGTGGCCCGCCAGGCCCGGGGCAGCCTGGGGCCAGGGTCGGTTGGGGGAAAGCAAGGCTGTAAACACTGGAGTCTGTACCGGCTCCCAGTCCGTCCTCACACCATGTTATGGGAGAAGGGTCACAAGGTGTAACTCAAGCAACTTAACACATGAAAGTCTAAAGTCCACTCTTGACATGTAAGTCTGTGCGTGcgttaactgaaaaataaaaataaaacaaacaaaacaaaaacagacacattaaaAGATATGCAGACCAAATCAAACAGAAGCAAAAGACAGCAAGATGGACACCGTGAAAGGGCAGTCAGTTTGGCATTTGTGACGAGCAAAGCAGAGAATTCACCTCAGTTTGTGGTGTCCCAGGCTAACGGTCAAGATCTGATTGGGAAGTAATTTTGCAAAAAATTTGGATTCAAATTTAAAGAGTATGCATAACCAATCAAAACCACTCAAATAAATGGTCATGAAAAACACCCCTGCCCCCATTCCAAAAATGCACTCCCGACTCACACTAGTCCCTTGACCAGGGCGGCAGGAAGGAGTACCCACCTACCCCATTCCTGGCCTCCACAGAGCCGTCATGGGAAGAGCGTTTTCTCTCCCAGGGACCAAACTGACTGAAGCTTTCTAGCAGGTCCAGAAAACAGGAAAGACCTGTTTTCCAGGCCCAGGCCTGGAGAACGTATCATGGAGCCCGGGCCACATGGGAAAAGCAGGGAGACCAGACACCAGTGACAAGCCCCCACCCCGAGGGCTGTGCTGGTGTCCtttcagcctgcctgcacccaccTTCACCGGCCCTCAGACCCTGAACTGGCCACAGACCCCTGTCTGCAGTTGCTGAGTGGTTTCTCCACAGCTTATTTCCTAGGGAATCCTGGCTACCTTTTCTTTAACAAGATGGCAGGAAGCAGGGCAAAGTCACTTTGGGTGCCAGTACCTGGGTCACAGACTCCCGCCCCGTCCCAGGAAAATCCCGATTTCTGAGTTGCCAGCTTGAAATCTACACAGGTTCCAACTCACAGAGCCCCCACGCTCACCAAGACGAAAGATGGGCGTGGGAGCGGGACTGGAGGCAAACGCAGAGCAGAGGGGAAATTCATGGCTGAGGGGAGTGTGGGGCTGGGGTCCTCCCTGGGGACAGGCAGAGGCACATCTGTCCCAGCACTGTCAGCTGGGGTGGGGCCACTGGGCATCGGGATGAGAGAGACTACAAAAAGGAAGAGGGTCTGTCCTGAAGCAGAGGACAGACCTTAGGAGTGAGACTTGGCAACCAGTTCTGAAATACCTGGTTCTGTCCCCCTGTTTCCCCCAGCAAGAAGCCCTTTGAGTTTTTTTTCCTTGGTATGTGTTTGTGTgcctctgtgcatgtgtgtactgTGTGCTGGCAGATATGTGCCTGAGACTGTGTATGTGAGATGGGACAGGACAGAAAGACAGTgtgcgtgcacatgtgtgtgcacatgtggttAGGAAATGCCATATTGGGGGTGAGGCAGGGGCAGGGCTAACACCAGAAGCAACAGCCCAGGGCCACAGCTAACTATGCACTTCATGGCCCTAACGGCTAGGCTCCATTGCCACCAAGGAAGGAAGGGCCTGGGCATACACATCCCCAAATATCCCAGGAGGAAATGGATCCCGAGAATGACGGCCAGGTTGGGTTCACCTGCTTAGTTCCTAGGTTGGCAAGAGAAGGATGGTACCCAAGATAGGCCGGGGCAGGGAGAAGCAGGGATGGATGGGATCCCCACAGTGTGACATAGCATGGCTGTGAATGAGGTGGGTGGGCGAGGGTGAGCCCAAGAAGCCAGGACATCTGGACTCCAGCTAAGGGTGTGGAAACAGGCTATGAAGATCGCCAGGGAGAAGTGACTCAGAGTTGTCCCCACCTGACTACTCCGTTGACTGCACTCTTGGTGCTGGGAAAGGCCTCCCTGCCATCcagtctttctctcctctctccactctGCAGGAACAACTCCAGCCTCTACTTGAGGGGCAGCTCTTCTCCCCAAAAGAACCCACAGAGCCCCTGTGGGAAGCCGCTTTCCTCCCTTAAGCCCTGCGGGCCCTTCAGAATAGCTGTGTGGTGACCAGTCTCCAGGAGGCCAGTGTTGGCTGGCGCGAGTGCCCGCAGTTCTCCATCACCACCTGCCAGCCAATACGGGCTCCACACCACTGCCCCACAGACTGAGGAGGGATGCGCCACAGCTGTCCAAGCAGAAACCACCACGGCTTTTGGAATCCAAGCAGAAACCACCACGGCTTTTGGAATCTGGCTGGAGATGCTGACATTCCCAGGTCCTGTCCTGCCCCTGGCCTGAAAGACCATTCCCAGCATTCCCAGAGCCCTGCAGCTTCGCCCTCTCCACGCTGCTCCTCGCCCATGCAGCCCCACCTTCACCACGCTGCAACAGGGCCACAGCTGCCAAGGGGGCTATGGGAGAGCGAATGGGTGAGCAAGAAAGttgggggaagaggaagaagggggaagagaaggagagaaaaagggagaagggagagggagggggagcacAAGATTGCCTGTGCAAGTGAGACTGCATGAGTATCAGAGCAATCCAGACGGCGAGACACTGGATCActagtgaaagaaaaagaaaggcaaccAAGAAAGCTGGGGGGAGAGCCACTGAAGATGAGGGAAAACCAAACAGGAAAGGGGTAAGAGAGGGCAAGCAAGAGAGCGAGAAGGGAAGTGAGGGACAAGAACGAAAGCAAGAGCCCACAGGAGCAAGAGGAGCCAGCGCAGGCACGGCCTGCCACCTACTTCTTCTTGTCCTTGTCCTTCCTCAGGGGCTGCTGCGAGGTGGCGTGCAAGGCCTGCGACTGCAGGGCCTCCACCGCAGCCTTCCGGCGATTGAAGGCGTTGGTCTCCTCCTCCAGTTCCCGGCGCTTTTCCTCCACCTTGCGCTTCTCCTCCTGGTGGACCCGCTTCAGGTGCTCAAACTTCTCATGGAGCTGGCATCAGAAAGGGGGCAGAAGATGCGGGGAGCAAGAGGAGGGCTTGAGCCTGGGCCAGGAAGGCACCCCCACCTCTACCCTCAGCCAGGCCTtccctccctcagcttccccatcccagcccccagcctggcACATacctccctttccttctccttcagcTCCAGCTCTGTCTCCTTCACTTTGTTGACAAACATCTGCCtcatctcttcctccttcctctgcagCTCACTTAGGAACTCCTTCCTCTTGGCCTCGTATGTCTCTTGTAGGCTGTGGAGACCCAGAGAAGAGAGGCCAAGGATGGGATTATGACGGAATGGGGTAGGGCAGGGCAGAGCCAGAGAAGTAGAATCATGTGGGCACGAGGGGTAAGAGGATGCTGGGGTCCCTCAGGGAACAGATGCCAGGGTGGTGTGTCTGGCCACAGCTGTGAAGACAGGCTCACTCTGGCTCAGGCTGTCACCTGAAGGGCTGGCTGTCACCATCGCTGTCCTGAAAGCCCATCTCCTCCAACTTGCAGCGCCGGTAGAGCTCGTAGTGCCGGCTGTGGGTCTGCTCGCGGAGGTCTTCCATGTTCACCCGGATCAACATCTCCCGCAGCTTCACGAAGTCGCAGTGATTCTCATTCTCCACTGAAAACAGAGGGCCGGTGGGGTATCAGGCAGGCATGCAGGCGGGCACACTCCAGAGTCAGGGTAGGCACGCAGGTGGGCATGAGGAGGAAACAGCACAGGGTACTACAGGCAGCAGGGCAGGCCAGGGAACTCAGTTCTACCCCCAGGATGCATTTCCCGTCCACACTCACCCTGCACCACTCCCCAGGGGTACTGCCGTGCTCGAACCAGCTTGTTCCCCACCTTCACCTCCTCGGTGCTGCCCACCACGGCAAAGGGCAGATGTGCCTGGAAAGGGGCCCGGGTATGCATAAGCCCTGAGCTGACACAGACTAATGGCAgactctccctccctgcccctgggTCCTAGGGAGGGGCAGCCAGACCTGAACAAAGGCTCCAGGGCCAGATGCTTACTTCCTGGCTCTCTTCTGGAGAAATGTCCCAGAACTCCAAACAGGGGAGTGGGCTGAACCCTCAACCCCCTCCCTGGTGCTCCTGATTCTCCAAGCTGTTCTTTCAGCACTCGGGCCTCCCAGGGGCCATTAGAGCTTCCTGAAAGGACCTGTGAGCCTGGCTCCCTTCCAGGTTCCCAAACCCTTAAGCCTGCTCAACTCCTTCCATTTCCAGGCTCCTCCATGAGTCCAGATCTTATGACACCCAAACCTGGGGTCCCCAGTGTAGGCCCACTATCAGATTCCTCCTGTCCCCTGCCCACAGATGTAGGACTGGCCAGCTCCAGATGCCCACCCTTCTGTCCTGGAGAAGCTAAGGCTGGAATCCTGGGGAACAAGAgtctcctggggctgtgtcagATCTGTGCCGGCTCCTCGCCCTCTGGCCCCAGGGCCCTGAGGCCCTCGCCCAACGCTCACATTCATGACTGCGTTAATCTCTGCAACAGCCTCGTCATCCGTGGGAAACTGGTAGATCTGGACCCCGTTGCTGACCAACTCGCCCAtgatcttgatcttgaacttgtgGAGCTCGCTCTTGGAGATGGTGTCAGCCTTGGCGATGATGGGAATAATGTTCACCTGCCAGGATCAGGGGAGGGGACAGCAGGCTGGTTGGCTCTTTTGAGCAGTGGTTCCCATGCCATGCCCAGGATATGGATAGCCATGCCCAGGCCATATCCCTGGGCAGGGGGAAGGAGGCCAGAGAGATGGAGCCACTCCCACGGGCAGCCATAGTGCAAACCCAGCCACCTGTGGCCATTCTGATGAGTTTCAACAATTGGCTGCAGTGCTTCTTACAGCCCTGGTTCCCCCAAATCACCATCCAGCCCCAAAACTGGTCCCCCTAGGCATACCCAGCTTTGACCCAGAATCCTTTGAAGGTCCTAATTGGCCTGGGGCCTGACAGAAGGAGTGGTGGGGGGCTATGCTTCCCACTAAGCAGGTAAAAGGACCCATCAGCAGTAGCCATAAGAAGATCCCAAAATCTCCCAGGCCCAGGCTATCCcgtttttcacaataaaaatgaacTCCTGAGATGGGAGGGCAGTCACGTGAGAGCTGACAAGGGATGTGGGGTCACATGCCTTCAAGATGCACAGCACTTCCAGTCCTTCCCATGAAGCTGCCTCCCTTCTCTACCCCTACAGTACCCACCCCTCATTCACATCCCATTTCTGGGCCTTAACTCTCCTCTCCCTGATGGGCTCAGAAGGAGCCAAAGGACATTTATGtcagggaggaagggggaagtgAAAGGAGGAGCTAGAAATTAGGAATTGAGAGATAGAAAATGAGCAgacaagaggctgagatgggaagggaGGTTCCCTGGAGCGAAGGGGAACAAACACTATCGGGAGCGGGAGGGGCTGAGAATGAGAATGATTCAGCTGCAAGCAAGGGGCTCAGGGTCAGACCCAGGGCACAGGACTCTGGAGAACGAGCCCAGAGCATTGGGGGCCACTGGAGCAGGAGGGACAGacgcaagacagagagaggaccGAGCCAATGGGGGGCCACCCACAAGCCCCCGACCAGGTCCCTGAGGACCATGGTGTTCAGGCATGAGGCAGCCACCACATCGCATCGCAGCAGAAGACTATGGAGCCTGTGACAGCAGGTGGGGACAGGGATACCTTGCTGTCTAGTTTCTTCATGGTCACTAGATCTAGAGACTTCAGGGAGTGCCCTGTGGGCGTGATGAAGTAGAGGCAAACGTGGATCCTTGTGTCATGGTAGTCGAAGAGCGAGCGGCGGATCTTCAGCTCCTCCTGCAGATAATTTTCAAACTGCGCATCGATGTAGTCAACTATGGGCCTGTAACTACAgacagctccatcacccaggaGGCTGCCAGCTGAGATCAGGGGCTTGGGGCTTGGGGGGGCTCAGGGCTCGGGGCCAAGCCAGGCTGCCCCCTGGCCTTTTCTTTCTGGGAACAGCTTCTGCCTGAGATCCCTGACTGGATACAGGCAGCTGACCCCTTCTCCAGACACCTAAAGGAGTAACTGGTCTGTTGGTGACCACAGAGCCTCAGATATTCCCCAAGAGGCCCTCCCTGGCCCCCTGCAGTGTGAGGGCTGGGCTACTGGTATGGGGGCCAATgtaggtggggtgggaggaggctggGTGGGGCCGCCCTTCCCGCCTCTTGCCTCTCATCCTTATTGATCTGATCCCCAAAGCCCACGGCATCCACAATGGTCAGCTTGAGCTGCACGTTGCTCTCCTGGAGGTCGTAGGTCTGGGGCCGCAGGCGTACGCATGCCTCATGGTGACTGGCTTCCTCAGTCTCGAAGGTCGTGTTGAAGAGTGTGTTCATCAGTGTGGATTTGCCAATGCCGGTCTCCCCTGGGCAGTGAGGACAGGAGGGGAAGAAGTGGGTGTCATAGGCTGGAAATGGGCTGTCCTTGACTGGTGGCTAGGCCAGGCAGGGCTCAGGCATCCATGGCCCCTGGATAAGAGAAAGGGGCAGGCCGCCCACCCCATCCCTCATCACCCCCATTCCCCAGGAACTATCTTTTCCTGTGGCCTCAGAAATAACCTGTGGAAGGAAGAGCCAAAAGGTGGACTTGGACAGAAGACATAGCTGTGTGTGATATGTGATGTATTTCCTCAGGGAGCAGGGAAGAGACAGAGCCAGGCAGCTGTGTAGACACCACTGCAGACCCAATCACCTCACACATAACCTGCTCTACACAACACCCCTCCCGGGACCAGGGTGGTCATGGGACCAAGAGGGCCAGGGTCTAAAGCCACCAGTGGCTCAACTCATGCGCCCCGGACAGCCCTAGCTCCACATGGCTTTAGCTGGGGGAACTCAGGATGGGCTGCTTCCCGAAGGGCACCTGCAGAGGGACCAGAAGAGCACTTTGTGTCCTTCTGGGAGTCCCAGGGAACCTCCGAGAGCCTCTCTGCTTGGGGCTGTTATTTGTTCACATGCGTGCTGGAGCACTTACCATAGGATAAGGTGATGAGGGGCAGAGCTGTTTACCATAACGTCCTTGACACAGGGTGGGAAGCAGTAAATGAGtacatgttttttaaatgaacaaacaaatgaataaatgaacctaAATCTCTGTGATAAACACccacagtttacaaagcactttcatgtGCCCGATCCGGTTTACTCTTCATGATAATGCTGTGTCAGGCCCTGGCTCTAACTCTATCCTTGACTCTGGCAGAGACACCAACCAAATCCTCGTCCTGACACCCCCAAAGTTTCACTCTGCCTGGGAAGCCCCCTTGCAGCTCAACAGGGGGCCAGAAGCACCCCCTCTCCCAGGAGGTTCTCACCCACCCTCTGTCTGAGGCCAGGCCCTGACACTCACCCACACAGAGGATGTTGAAGCTGAAGCCCTGAGTGACCGACTTGCTGACCAGCTGGTCGGGGAGGCTGTCGAAACCCACATGGCCGCCCAGGGAGAGGCTCCGGGGCTCTGGCTCTGCATTCTGccaagagagaaataaagcaagACATGAGCCCACTGGGGAAGAAAGGTCAAGCTGCGGGGCGGGCGCTAAATCTGAGTTAAAACAGTGAAGCAGCCCCACCCGATGTCTGAATTCTCAACAAATCTCAGACACACCCTGAGTACACCCGAGCACCAACTCCAGGCCAAGTTTCCCCAGAGGGAGCCCGATGCCCCCAGGGGGAAAGGCCCTTCCACTCTGTAGCTTTGCTCCACCTGGGATGGCCAGGGATGCCTGGGCTGAGGGCTCCATGTCTCCTGGCATAGGTGGCCCCAGGGGCTGTGGTTGCTACCCATAAGGGCCCACCTGTTTTCCTACTCAGGAGGAGGCCCCAGATGGTCCCAGAGGACCAGATTGGAAAGTGTGTCTGTTCCTGCAGCCAGCTCTAGGAGAGGGGGGATGCTGCCCCTGCCTAGTCCTCCCAGGCCCTCCCACTGAGGCAGGACTCAAGCAGGGCCACGTCTGGTCCAACCCCCTCACAAGCATGCTCCCTCAGAGGAGCCTTCTCTATCAGCTGGGCTCGTGGCCCTCCATGTTCACCCCTGCTCCTCACACACCCACGTATGGGACTCATGCATGGACCCTGCTAAAGGAGCCGGCCCTCACTCACACAACCCCCCCGTGGGGCTCAGGGGTGGGTTCCAAAGGGACTGAGACTCTGAGGCCTCCTCCCTTCTGCCTCAGTGGTATTCCCTAGAGACCCCCAGCTCCTGGCTCCTGACTCCTGCCACCCTTCCACCCCCATCTCAGCCCTGGTTGTCTAGACAGAAGGTTCCGGGTAAGAATGTGGAGGCCTGGCCTTAGCAGAGAGCTGAGCGGCAGGCCCCGAGTGAGCTGGGGCCACTGGAGCTGGCCCACcgctctataaaaagaaaccaCGAGGACCCAAAGCAGAGGGTCATGGTCACACTCCAACTTGTGTGGCTGGTTTCTCTGACTCCCTGGAATGGGGTAAAATGCTGCCCGAGGGAAGGTTCCCAGGTTCAGCCCCTCTGGAGGGCAGACCTTAGGCAGCTCCATGTTGTGCAGAGTCATGCCTCCTCCATTCCTGAGCCCCACTGCCCTGAGACAGctagaaagaggaaggagaggaaggggcaGCGGATTCAGAGTCTCTCCCGCCCATAGCCGCAGGGTGGTGAAGCAGGTCCAGCTAAGGACAGCCCAGGAGATAGGGCCAGTGGCAGCCCTTGTGCAGATGTGGATACAGGCTCGGGGTCAGGAACGGACAGGGGGCCCTGACTCCTGCCCCACAGAAGCATCTCCTCAGCACCTGAGCAGCTGACCTGTGCCGCAGCCCACTGCCTTGGCCTGAACCCCTCTGGccatccttccctcccaaccAGAGAACCTTGGCACTCAAACCCAACCTTCTGCACAACTGATGTCTACCTCCCCACAGCAGCCTTGCATCAGTGACTCCCAAGTGTGGGTGCTGGCAACCTAGACCCCACATGGCCCCTCTGGGCAGTTGTACCATCCCCTCAAACAAGTCAGGGCTACCCCTAAACCTGCTTTCTCCCATGACTCTCTCTCAACGGAGCCTCTTTTCTTATAGCTGACCCTTTCTCCCCATCACCTAGCCCCAAAGCATCATGTCCCAATCTCCCCACTCAAGCCCAGATCTCCTTAGGGCTGCAAACATAATTGGACAAGGAGGTCCCAAAGGCAGTTTCCTCTCATTGGTGCCCACATAAAAGTAGTTAATGAAGCCTAGGAGGTGCTGGGTCAGGTCCAAAGCCCTTAGCATGGTGTTCCAGGCCTTCCTCACTGGCCTGGTTCCAGCCCAGCTGGTAACTCTGAGCTCTCTTTTCAAACTCCGCCCCTCCCCTGGGCTCTACAGCTACTCTACTTTTTCCTTGGCACCCACTCTCACCTGGCCCCCAAGCACTTACGTTCCAGACCCCTCACTTGGCAGTTATCCTGTTTCCTAGTACTACTGGTTATCCTTTTTTAATGCGTCTTGATTCTCCACCTATTCTATAAGCTTCTAGATGTTGGCTGCAGGTTGGGGAGGTCAGGTTTtctattcttccttccctcccattACTATGCCCAACATGCTGGACAATGCTACCATTTATAAGTTACTGAACACAGCCTCCAACTGCTACGGCATCAGAGCACCTGCCCACCTTACACAGGGCTTCATTATTTAGTCTCTGTTCCACCTCCTTGTGTCAGCTTGAGGATCAAATGGAGGACACAACAGTCGGTCtagagcttttttcttttcaggcAAGACTGAAAATCTCCAAAATTTAAGGCGTGCTGTG
This genomic interval carries:
- the SEPTIN8 gene encoding septin-8 isoform X2, producing MAATDLERFSNAEPEPRSLSLGGHVGFDSLPDQLVSKSVTQGFSFNILCVGETGIGKSTLMNTLFNTTFETEEASHHEACVRLRPQTYDLQESNVQLKLTIVDAVGFGDQINKDESYRPIVDYIDAQFENYLQEELKIRRSLFDYHDTRIHVCLYFITPTGHSLKSLDLVTMKKLDSKVNIIPIIAKADTISKSELHKFKIKIMGELVSNGVQIYQFPTDDEAVAEINAVMNAHLPFAVVGSTEEVKVGNKLVRARQYPWGVVQVENENHCDFVKLREMLIRVNMEDLREQTHSRHYELYRRCKLEEMGFQDSDGDSQPFSLQETYEAKRKEFLSELQRKEEEMRQMFVNKVKETELELKEKERELHEKFEHLKRVHQEEKRKVEEKRRELEEETNAFNRRKAAVEALQSQALHATSQQPLRKDKDKKKSDIGAHQPGMSLSSSKVMMTKASVEPLNCSSWWPAIQCCSCLVRDATWREGFL
- the SEPTIN8 gene encoding septin-8 isoform X4 — encoded protein: MAATDLERFSNAEPEPRSLSLGGHVGFDSLPDQLVSKSVTQGFSFNILCVGETGIGKSTLMNTLFNTTFETEEASHHEACVRLRPQTYDLQESNVQLKLTIVDAVGFGDQINKDERPIVDYIDAQFENYLQEELKIRRSLFDYHDTRIHVCLYFITPTGHSLKSLDLVTMKKLDSKVNIIPIIAKADTISKSELHKFKIKIMGELVSNGVQIYQFPTDDEAVAEINAVMNAHLPFAVVGSTEEVKVGNKLVRARQYPWGVVQVENENHCDFVKLREMLIRVNMEDLREQTHSRHYELYRRCKLEEMGFQDSDGDSQPFSLQETYEAKRKEFLSELQRKEEEMRQMFVNKVKETELELKEKERELHEKFEHLKRVHQEEKRKVEEKRRELEEETNAFNRRKAAVEALQSQALHATSQQPLRKDKDKKKSDIGAHQPGMSLSSSKVMMTKASVEPLNCSSWWPAIQCCSCLVRDATWREGFL
- the SEPTIN8 gene encoding septin-8 isoform X3 — its product is MAATDLERFSNAEPEPRSLSLGGHVGFDSLPDQLVSKSVTQGFSFNILCVGETGIGKSTLMNTLFNTTFETEEASHHEACVRLRPQTYDLQESNVQLKLTIVDAVGFGDQINKDERPIVDYIDAQFENYLQEELKIRRSLFDYHDTRIHVCLYFITPTGHSLKSLDLVTMKKLDSKVNIIPIIAKADTISKSELHKFKIKIMGELVSNGVQIYQFPTDDEAVAEINAVMNAHLPFAVVGSTEEVKVGNKLVRARQYPWGVVQVENENHCDFVKLREMLIRVNMEDLREQTHSRHYELYRRCKLEEMGFQDSDGDSQPFSLQETYEAKRKEFLSELQRKEEEMRQMFVNKVKETELELKEKERELHEKFEHLKRVHQEEKRKVEEKRRELEEETNAFNRRKAAVEALQSQALHATSQQPLRKDKDKKNRSDIGAHQPGMSLSSSKVMMTKASVEPLNCSSWWPAIQCCSCLVRDATWREGFL
- the SEPTIN8 gene encoding septin-8 isoform X9, with amino-acid sequence MNTLFNTTFETEEASHHEACVRLRPQTYDLQESNVQLKLTIVDAVGFGDQINKDESYRPIVDYIDAQFENYLQEELKIRRSLFDYHDTRIHVCLYFITPTGHSLKSLDLVTMKKLDSKVNIIPIIAKADTISKSELHKFKIKIMGELVSNGVQIYQFPTDDEAVAEINAVMNAHLPFAVVGSTEEVKVGNKLVRARQYPWGVVQVENENHCDFVKLREMLIRVNMEDLREQTHSRHYELYRRCKLEEMGFQDSDGDSQPFSLQETYEAKRKEFLSELQRKEEEMRQMFVNKVKETELELKEKERELHEKFEHLKRVHQEEKRKVEEKRRELEEETNAFNRRKAAVEALQSQALHATSQQPLRKDKDKKNRSDIGAHQPGMSLSSSKVMMTKASVEPLNCSSWWPAIQCCSCLVRDATWREGFL
- the SEPTIN8 gene encoding septin-8 isoform X1, translated to MAATDLERFSNAEPEPRSLSLGGHVGFDSLPDQLVSKSVTQGFSFNILCVGETGIGKSTLMNTLFNTTFETEEASHHEACVRLRPQTYDLQESNVQLKLTIVDAVGFGDQINKDESYRPIVDYIDAQFENYLQEELKIRRSLFDYHDTRIHVCLYFITPTGHSLKSLDLVTMKKLDSKVNIIPIIAKADTISKSELHKFKIKIMGELVSNGVQIYQFPTDDEAVAEINAVMNAHLPFAVVGSTEEVKVGNKLVRARQYPWGVVQVENENHCDFVKLREMLIRVNMEDLREQTHSRHYELYRRCKLEEMGFQDSDGDSQPFSLQETYEAKRKEFLSELQRKEEEMRQMFVNKVKETELELKEKERELHEKFEHLKRVHQEEKRKVEEKRRELEEETNAFNRRKAAVEALQSQALHATSQQPLRKDKDKKNRSDIGAHQPGMSLSSSKVMMTKASVEPLNCSSWWPAIQCCSCLVRDATWREGFL